In Nicotiana tabacum cultivar K326 chromosome 17, ASM71507v2, whole genome shotgun sequence, one DNA window encodes the following:
- the LOC107815861 gene encoding E3 ubiquitin-protein ligase SDIR1-like, whose protein sequence is MHKFFTSPTKTACIVLAILVLFLYTLSPADDTSMVFMGCVFVHVIMIIAFAMIYEICSTRQARGRTSSTFVNHLIGCDTLHQYVPSSEAFPTRRRLQELRLQVALLDRELVEFENLTLSELPSASVFGIPSMNEEEINALPVHNYKGIGLESEDAPLEQGSFSAASAKGYWRIGITEEDPSCDESTCNICFEQVIKGDLVRSLPCLHQFHSRCINPWLAVNASCPICKIMLGSGAQQSIEIQE, encoded by the exons ATG CATAAATTTTTTACGAGTCCAACAAAAACGGCCTGCATCGTTCTGGCTATCCTAG TTCTTTTCCTATACACTTTAAGCCCCGCTGATGACACGTCAATGGTCTTCATG GGCTGCGTTTTTGTGCATGTAATCATGATAATAGCATTTGCTATGATATATGAAATTTGTTCAACACGCCAAGCTCGAGGCAGAACAAGTAGCACATTCGTTAACCACTTGATTGGTTGCGATACACTCCATCAGTATGTGCCTTCATCGGAAGCTTTTCCGACCAGAAGAAGATTGCAAGAGCTGAGGCTCCAAGTTGCTCTTCTAGACCGTGAACTTGTTGAGTTTG AAAACTTAACCTTAAGTGAGTTGCCTTCTGCTAGTGTTTTTGGAATTCCTTCCATGAATGAAGAAGAGATAAATGCCTTACCTGTTCACAATTACAAAGGCATTGGTCTAGAGAG TGAGGATGCACCACTGGAACAAGGTTCATTTTCTGCAGCCTCAGCTAAG GGATATTGGAGGATAGGTATAACAGAGGAGGATCCCTCATGTGACGAATCGACATGTAATATTTGTTTCGAGCAAGTTATAAAGGGAGACCTTGTTCGTAGCTTGCCATGTTTACATCAG TTTCATAGCAGATGCATTAACCCGTGGCTCGCAGTGAATGCTTCATGTCCAATCTGTAAAATTATGCTGGGGTCAGGAGCGCAACAAAGCATCGAGATTCAAGAGTGA